The nucleotide window GACTGATACCATCTTGGGCGTTTCTAGCAGCCTGTTTCAAGCCACGAATTTGACCTCTCATTTTTTCGGAGATTGCCAAACCTGCTGCGTCGTCACCGGCGCGGTTGATTCTGAAACCAGAGCTCAGCTTTTCCATGGATTTGGATGCATTGGATTGGTTTACACCCAACTGCCTGTGAGCGTTGAGAGCCATAATGTTGTTGTTAATACGCATGTGTTTTCCTCCTTGATTGTCTTTTTTGTTCATCCTTGAACAATTTAATGGTAAGCTAGTCTAGACTTTTCCCCTTGCGCAAGGAATATTACTAGCTATTACATACATCGGACTGTTGGTTTAGGAACTTTAATCAAAAACAAGAAATTTTTTTAGTACATTTTTAAGGTCGATACATTGGCGGTTTCAGCAACCATCCCTTCAGCTTACCGTATTTGATTAGCGCTGTAATCATATCCAGCTCCTCATACACCAAATCTTGGAACAGACCCCTCAGTCTGTCGTTGGTTATTGATTCCTTAATCGCCATCGCCTGCAGGGTGACTGCGCTTTTCATTCCTTCAAGAATGAGGGTGAAGAGGAATTTATCCTCCACATGCTCTGAGGAATCCGGTGTTGGGATCACTTCCGGGTATTTCTCCGGCAGCATCACATTGTACTTGAGAAGCTCCCTTTCCAATAGCTTGGTCTGGGCTTTCATGTTATCAATGCCCTCATTTAAGATCAATTTGAAATCAGCATCATTGGCTAATGACAGAAACAGCTTCGTCAGCTGAATCACCACATATCTGTACGAGAGATGATGCCAGAGATTAAAAATTGTTGTCGAATCGATTCTCTCTGATGTTTGCGCGTGCGGGTTGAAATACTGGGGCGGAAAGTCAACCCAGCCTTTCACCTTCACATAGCGAATAAACTGATCTAGTCTCCGAAATGATCGCTCACTTAACTCCTTAAACAAGCTGAACACATCATCATTGATGTAGCTGTCCCGAAACGAATCAATCAGGATATCAATATCCCGGGCTAGGAACATATGCACTAAGCGAGCGGTCTGGCAGTCTCGCATCGACTCCGGATCAGCCGCCACATTAATATCCGTCAGATTTGGTCTTGGACTTGGAATCGAATACTTATTCAATTCCTTCTCCACCCATTTTACTTCCTTCGTCCAATCATCAACCAGGTGGTTAATGATCAGCTTGAATTCTAAATCATGGACAAAATTAACCATGGTATTGCACTCATCAATAACAATATAGCGGTGCTTCAGCACCCTCCACAGCCGATGCGCTTCTTCTGCCCCTACCTGATCCCGAGCTTTGGCCGCCTTGTCTCTGGTTCGTGTAAAAAGCATCTAAACCCCTTTCCCATCCTCAATCTAGGATTAATATTTCCTAAGGAAAGGGATTGTAACCATTTCCGGTTAATCAAAACTAAGCTTATCCAGGGCGCGGAAATCAATAACCCGCATTGCTTTTTCTACTTCTTCCGGCAGTACTGCCTCAACCTCGTCCACATCCTGCTGGGTAATTCCTAAGAACTCCAGCATTTTCTGATCAACGGAGTACTCATAATCATTTTCTAACAGCGTTTCATAATAACTCATGCTGATCATATCCGCGATGTAATAAAGCGCTACTTCCTGCTTAAAACCATCGCTCTGCCGCGGTTTATGATGGTACATCACCACATGGGCAATATCCTCCGGAAGCTTCCAGCGCCTGCACACCCAGTGCCCCACCACATCGTGGGTTAACCTGCCAAAAACCTTAGCCTCAGCTCTGAGAATCGGAATTTTTTCTTCCACCGCCAAGTTGTGAATCCGGTTTAAGGTAAAGGGCATGCTGTAATCCAAGGCCAGAATCCCAATATCATGGAGCATTCCATAAGTGAGCAGTTTATACTTATCGCACTGCGGGCTGATCCTGCTCGCCTCGCACAACAGCTGGGAAGCAATGGCTGTTCCCAAACAGTGGCGGAGAAACGCATCTCCACTTACGGAAGGCACCGTCTCCCGCTTATTAAACAGCATCTTCACTATCAAGCCCAGAATGATATAGCGCAGCGAATCCATCCCAATCATCAAAACCGCTGTCTCGAGGCTGTCCACCCGGCGGACAATGCCGAAATAACCGGTATTCAGCATATTCAAGATCGTATTAGTCAGCGCCCTGCTTTGGCCGATCGCATCGGTAATCTCCTTGATATTTGCCGACTGGGGACTGCTCAGCTTCTCGATAATCTCCCCCACATAGGGCGGCACATCTGGAAGCTCCCGATCCAGGATTTGAAACAGCACTTCAGACATAATACCCCTCCAATATTAGAGAAAAATATTATCATATTACCTTGAACTTCGGTTACCTAACTGCGAATTCCTTCTTCATTTACTTACTAATTAAAGCTTTTTCACCTTTTAGGCAGGACTACCCTGATCCCACAGGGAACAATAAATGCAGAATCACCCAAAGGAGGTCTGCAAATTGAGAACCAAACAACTCGGCAAGACTGATCTGCAGGTATCGGTAGTCTCATTAGGCACTTGGCCCATGGGTGGAACCACTTACGGCCAGGTTGACGATAACGAATCCATCCGCACCATCAAGGCTGCTCTTGATGCCGGTGTCAACTTAATCGATACCGCTCCCGGCTACGGCAATGGACGGGCTGAAGAGGTTGTCGGCAGAGCGATTAAAGGCCACCGCGATGAAGTGATCATCGCGACCAAGGTCGGAATCGTCCAAACCAAGGACGGCCAGCGGCGCAATCTCAAGCCCGAAAGTATCCGCGTCCAGATCGAAGATTCCCTGCGCCGCCTCGAGGTGGATACGATTGACTTATACCAAATCCACTGGCCGGATCCCCACACTCCTGTGGAAGATTCTATTTACGAGCTGGTTAAACTTAAGGAAGCCGGCAAGTTCAGATACTTAGGCGTTTCCAATTTTGATCCGGAGCTGATGGACCGGGTGATCAAAATCGCCGACCTGGCCAGCCTTCAGCCCCATTACTCCCTCTTAAGAAGAGAAATCGAAGCGGAAATCCTGCCCTACTGCCGCAAGCATCAAATCGGCATTCTCGCTTACGGCTCCTTGGGATCAGGCATTTTAGCGGGCAAATACCGTGGTAAAACAAAGCCTGAGTTCGCTCCCGATGATACCAGGCACCGCTTCTACCGGTTCTTTGAAGAGCCAATGTGGAGCAAAGTAACGGAATTAGTGGAAGTCTTGGCAAAAATCGCGGATAACAGGAACAAACCCATTTCCCACGTGGCCATCAACTGGCTCACCCAGCAGGATGGAGTAACCACAGCCTTGGTTGGAGCGCGGCATCCCGAGCAGATTGTGGAAAACGCGGGAGCCGGAGCATGGACCCTGTCCGAAGAGGAACTTTCGGTCATCGAACAGGCTTATGAACGCATTTTTAATGCCTGACGTAGGAAGACCTGCCCGAACTGCCTCAAACCGGTGACCAATGATGCCATCTACTGCAGTAACTGCGGTAAAAAGCTGCGAGAGTAATCTGTCGTTTAAATTAATTAAGCCGCCTAATTTGTTTAGGCGGCTTAATTTATCTCCTTATTTACTTACCGAACTCTCCCCGGTATTCTTCTAAGACCTTGTAGGCCAGACCAATGTTGAAATCAGGTGTTTCCATATCGTCGCCAACATAGAAGCTTGGGTGCGGCGGCTGGTTGTAAGCCACGTTCTGCCAAGCAATGGCCACCCGGTACTGCCGGTCATGCATAAAGGTGTAAAGCCGGTGCTCGCTTGGATGAGTGGTGAGATAGATTCTCAGCTCCCGGTTATTCTGGGTCCGGAAAATCGCTTCTTCTCTCCAGTCACCAAGGATATCCGCGGTTAAGCTCGGATTACCTTTGGTACCATTGTTAGAATGAGTTCCGGCAAAAGTCACAAGATTAATGGTAGTTTGGTTCTCCCAATCCCATTTATCGATTTTACCCATGCCATTGGTATGATCCAAAAGTTCTCTCAGCAGATCGCCGTCCCACCAGATGGCGTGGTTGGTGGAGTTAGGCGTTCTAGTACTGATAACCTCACCCTTAGCATTAAAGAGGGGACTTCCCGAAGCCCAGGCTTCGTTCCCGTAATGGTTCGGGTCGATATTAATGCTGATCCCCCGGCCCACGTCGTAATTGGTGGGCAGTCCCCACAGGATTTCACCGGTGCGGGCATCTCTTAAGTTGATGCCTGCTGGATTCGGATAAGGCTCATGCACACCGAACACTTCTAAGCCGGGGCGGCTTGGGTCGATATCGGTTACGTGGAGGGCATCGCCATGGCCAAGACCAGTAGAATACAGAAGTGTGCCGTCATGGTCGATCGTGGCTGCGCCGTAGATGATTTCATCCTTGCCGTCACCATCCACATCGGCAATTGACAGCTGGTGGTTGCCCTGCCCCGCTGCTCTTTCTTTGCCGGGATCATTGCTGTCAAAGACCCAAACCGGGACAAACTCACCGTCCTCCCAGTTGTAAGCGGCAATCACCGCCCGGGTGTAGTAACCTCTGGCCATCAACAGGCTTGGTCTCACACCATCAAGATAAGCCACGCCGGCCAAGAAGCGGTCAACCCGGTTACCGTAGCCGTCGCCCCAGGCGCCCACATTGCCCCGCGGCGGATAATAATCAATGGTTGCCAAGGCTTTACCGGTTTCACCGTCAAACATGGTTAGATACTCCGGACCGGCTAAGATATAGCCGGCGCTGTTTCGGTAATCAGCTTCAGGATCACCGATGACATTGCCCAGACCATCTACGGTGCCATCCGCTGTTTTCACAGCCAGTTCCGCTTTGCCGTCGCCATCAAAGTCATACACCATAAACTGGGTGTAGTGGGCACCGGCGCGGATATTTCTGCCCAAATCAATCCGCCACAGTCTGGTTCCGTCAAGCTTATACGCATCGAGATAAACATTGCCGGTGTAGCCGCTGTGGGCGTTATCTTTAGCGTTAGTGGGATCCCACTTCAAAACAATCTCATACTCCCCATCGCCGTCTAAGTCCGCGGCGCTGGCATCATTAGCTGTATAGTGATAACTCACCTGATCAGGGGTTACCCCGCCCGCTGGTGGATCAAGGGGAATGGAGATGTAAGGCACCGGCAGCACTGCCGCAGTTTCCGACTGCTCCACTTCCACACCGTCAATCACCGCTGCTACATAGTACACCGCTGCGTCTGTTCCAGCTTCGTCCAAATAATTGGTGCTGGTGACAATCGGTTCGGAGTTAATTTTAACTCCATCGCGGTAGACGTTAAAACCTAAATCAAAGGGATCTGTTCCTAACAGCCGCCAGCTTAAGTACACACCATTGTCAACTTTGATGGCTGTTAAGCCTCGGTTGAGATGAAACTCTAACTGCGGAACTACCTGATCAAGCGCATTATAGGCTGCTTGGCGGAGTTCCCGCGGCTGGTTTTCATCAGCTACAATCTCACCAAGAATGGCTGCTGCTTTTTGATTGCTCTGCACCATCTGGGCTAGGAGCTCAGCAGCTTCCTGCCAATTTCCTGCATCCACTATACCGGCTTCAATCTGACTAAAGATTTCTTCCCCGGTGTAGCCCAGAATCGCTAAACCTCTGACCGCTGCTTTTCTCACTTCGGCATTTTCATCTTTGAGCAGCGGAAAAACCTTTTCACCAAACACCCGCTCATGGTAGTGGGCAGCGCTTAAAAGCTCAACAGCGGTAATCTTACCAACTGCGTCAGCATTGGTTAAAGCATCAAGCAATACCGCTTCAATGTCCCCATCGCTCCAGCCAAGCTCTTTCAGCATATTCACAGCAGTATTCCGCACTGCAGCTTCGCTGGAAAGGAGCAGTTCCGCTAAGACCGGCGCAACTGCATCCTGATGTTTGTCCACGATTTCCTTCAGCACTTCGGCAGCATAGCTGCGGACCCGGTTTTCGGGGTCGCTCTGCATTAACAGCAGATGGGGCACACCTTCCACAGCCTCAAGCTGGCGCAGGACGGTGATACCTCTAAACCGCGCCGACCAGTCGGAGCTGGTTAAGATTTCAGCAGCGATGTGGGGCACTACTTCCGGTCCCATCGCTACCAATTCCTTGGTTGCCGCAGTCGACTTCACAAAGTTGGAACCTGCTAAATCAGTTAATAAGGCCTGCAGGTCGGCTTCCGCCGCGCTGGCAAAGGCGGCAGTTAAACACAAGAGTACTACCAGCAGTTTCACAACAGCTAATCTACGCATGGAAAACCTCCTATGGTGTTATTGTTCCGCCCAGCACTGTTTCGATCAATCCCGGATTGTAGGTCGGCAGCGGCCGATCCGGACCGATATAGAAACTAGGATGGGGCGGCTGGTTGTAGGCAGTGTTCTGCCAGGCTACTGCCACTCGGTACTGGCGATCATGCATCAGCGTGTGCAGGCGGTGCTCAGTTACATCAGTGGTGGTGTAGATCCTCAGCGCTTGATTGTCGGTGGTGCGGAGAACCACTTCTTCCCGCCAATCGCCAAAGAGATCCGCTGTGAGAGCCGGAGTCGCCTTCGTGCCGTTATTGGAGGCGCAGCCCCTGGCATAGAAAATTTCCCTTACACTTCGCTTTTCCCAATCCCATTTGGAGATGGAAATCCCATCTAACAGTTCCCGCTGCAAATCTCCATCCCACCAGATGGCAAAGTTGATCGACGGTCTGGAAATTGTCAGAGAATCACCGCGGGAAGACCGCACTGTATCCCCTGATGCCCAAGCCTCTGCTCCCGGATAGTTAGGATCGATATCCGCGATTAAGCCCCGGCCCACATCATAATTGGTGGATACTCCCCAAATCAATTCGCCGGTGCGGGCATCTCTTAAGTTAATCCCCGCTGGATGGGGATGGTTTTCATGAACACCGAAAACTTCTAACCCGGGACGGTTAGGATCAAAATCTCCCACATGGAGAGCATCGCCATGGCCGTAGCGGGTGTTGTATAGTGGTGTGCCGTCATCATCAAGCGTCATGGCACCGTAGATGATTTCATCCCGGCCATCTAAATCCACATCAGCAACTGACAGCTGGTGGTTGCCCTGTCCGGCATAGCTGCCATAGCCCGGCTGATTGGAATCAAATACCCAGCGCTTGGTCAGCTCTCCATCCCGCCAATCCCAGGCCACAACCACGGTGCGGGTGTAGTAGCCTCTGGCCATAATCAAGCTGGGCCGCTGGCCGTCAAGGTAAGCCACACCTGCAAGGAACCGATCCACCCGGTTGCCGTAGTTATCTCCCCAGCTCGATACACTGCCCCGGGGCGGCTCATAATCAACAGTCGCTAAAGCAGCTCCGGTTGCACCATCAAAGATGGTTAAATACTCGGGACCGGAGAGGACATAGCCGCTGCGGTTGCGGTAATCAGCGCTGGGATTGCCGATTACCTTACCAGTGCCGTCAACTGTCCCATCGGCAGTTTTAACTGCCACTTCCGCCTTACCGTCGCCATCAAAATCATACACCATAAACTGGGTGTAGTGGGCACCAGCGCGGATATTTCGGCCTAAGTCGATCCGCCACATCAAGGTACCGTCCAGTTTATACGCATCTAAATACACATTGCCTGTATAACCGCTGTGGGCATTATCCTTAGAGTTGGTCGGATCCCACTTTAAGACGATCTCGTATTCCCCGTCACCGTCTAAGTCCGCCGCGCTGGCATCATTAGCGGTATACTCATAGGTTCCATCAGGAGTTCGACCTCCCACCGGACGCTGGAGGGGAATGGTAAGATAGTTCTGCTCCCAGGGAGTTATATTCTCAGCCGCAGTGGTTTCCACACCGTTAACGATCGCGGTGAGAGAATAAACTGCGTCGAGCCTGCCTTCTCTATCTATGTAGTTGGTGCTTTGGGTAATGGGTTCAGAGTTGATCTTTTCCCCATCGCGGTAAAGATTAAAGCCTAAATCATATGGATCGGTGCCTAACAGGCGCCATCCAAGATAAACTCCCTCATCGGTATTCACAGCCACAAATCCCCGGCTGATATGATATTCCATCTGAAAACGAAGTGATTCTAAGCCTTGGTAAGCTGCGTCGCGAAGCTCCTGCGGCTGATGCGGATCCTGGACCACTTCGATCAGTTTCTTGACAGCAGCGTCCTGACTGAGTCCTAAGTGAGCAAGCACCTCCACCGCACGCAGCTGGTCTTCCAAGCTGCCGGTTTCTAACAGCTTTACGGTCGGCTGAATCATGGCATCACTGTCCAATTTCAAACTCAGCATCACCCAGATCGCATCCTGGCGCACATCCCAATCGGGAGCGAGCACCATCGGTTCTAACAGACCGAGCACTACCGACTCAACCCCTGCATCCCCGATTTGCGCTAAGGCTTGGAGGATGCTGACTGCTTCATCCAGCTCCACTTGTTCTACTAATGCCAGCAGCTTCGGCGCTGCGCTTTTCGCTCCGGGTCCAAGCTTAGCCAGCTCAGCCAGGGCAGCTTTTCGCTTGCTGCCGGTATTACTAACCGCTGCATCAGCAAGTTCTGCCGCCAGCTGTGCTTCGGAAATGCCCATCGCCAGCAGGGCTTCCATGGCTGTATCCCGAGCTTGGGAATCAGAGCTCAGGAGATGCTCCACAAACAGCGGCGCTGCGTAGTCCACCTGCTCTTCGCTGAGGTTGCGGGCGGCGGTAATAATAGCGCTTTTAACCGCTGCATCACTGTCATTGATCACAGTCAGCATCGCTTTTACAGCCGCCTCAGTGCCGATCTTGCCCAGCACATAAACAGCCTTCGCCCGATCCCAGGATTCCCGGCTCTGAGTTAACAGCACCCTTAACAAGGGCACTGCCGGCTCGCCTATTTCAATCAGGGTATTTTGGGCAGCGAGCGATTCCCGAAAATTCTGGGAGCGCATTTCCCCGAT belongs to Bacillota bacterium and includes:
- a CDS encoding aldo/keto reductase; translated protein: MRTKQLGKTDLQVSVVSLGTWPMGGTTYGQVDDNESIRTIKAALDAGVNLIDTAPGYGNGRAEEVVGRAIKGHRDEVIIATKVGIVQTKDGQRRNLKPESIRVQIEDSLRRLEVDTIDLYQIHWPDPHTPVEDSIYELVKLKEAGKFRYLGVSNFDPELMDRVIKIADLASLQPHYSLLRREIEAEILPYCRKHQIGILAYGSLGSGILAGKYRGKTKPEFAPDDTRHRFYRFFEEPMWSKVTELVEVLAKIADNRNKPISHVAINWLTQQDGVTTALVGARHPEQIVENAGAGAWTLSEEELSVIEQAYERIFNA
- a CDS encoding HDOD domain-containing protein; amino-acid sequence: MSEVLFQILDRELPDVPPYVGEIIEKLSSPQSANIKEITDAIGQSRALTNTILNMLNTGYFGIVRRVDSLETAVLMIGMDSLRYIILGLIVKMLFNKRETVPSVSGDAFLRHCLGTAIASQLLCEASRISPQCDKYKLLTYGMLHDIGILALDYSMPFTLNRIHNLAVEEKIPILRAEAKVFGRLTHDVVGHWVCRRWKLPEDIAHVVMYHHKPRQSDGFKQEVALYYIADMISMSYYETLLENDYEYSVDQKMLEFLGITQQDVDEVEAVLPEEVEKAMRVIDFRALDKLSFD
- a CDS encoding DUF3231 family protein, whose product is MLFTRTRDKAAKARDQVGAEEAHRLWRVLKHRYIVIDECNTMVNFVHDLEFKLIINHLVDDWTKEVKWVEKELNKYSIPSPRPNLTDINVAADPESMRDCQTARLVHMFLARDIDILIDSFRDSYINDDVFSLFKELSERSFRRLDQFIRYVKVKGWVDFPPQYFNPHAQTSERIDSTTIFNLWHHLSYRYVVIQLTKLFLSLANDADFKLILNEGIDNMKAQTKLLERELLKYNVMLPEKYPEVIPTPDSSEHVEDKFLFTLILEGMKSAVTLQAMAIKESITNDRLRGLFQDLVYEELDMITALIKYGKLKGWLLKPPMYRP
- a CDS encoding rhamnogalacturonan lyase, translated to MVQSNQKAAAILGEIVADENQPRELRQAAYNALDQVVPQLEFHLNRGLTAIKVDNGVYLSWRLLGTDPFDLGFNVYRDGVKINSEPIVTSTNYLDEAGTDAAVYYVAAVIDGVEVEQSETAAVLPVPYISIPLDPPAGGVTPDQVSYHYTANDASAADLDGDGEYEIVLKWDPTNAKDNAHSGYTGNVYLDAYKLDGTRLWRIDLGRNIRAGAHYTQFMVYDFDGDGKAELAVKTADGTVDGLGNVIGDPEADYRNSAGYILAGPEYLTMFDGETGKALATIDYYPPRGNVGAWGDGYGNRVDRFLAGVAYLDGVRPSLLMARGYYTRAVIAAYNWEDGEFVPVWVFDSNDPGKERAAGQGNHQLSIADVDGDGKDEIIYGAATIDHDGTLLYSTGLGHGDALHVTDIDPSRPGLEVFGVHEPYPNPAGINLRDARTGEILWGLPTNYDVGRGISINIDPNHYGNEAWASGSPLFNAKGEVISTRTPNSTNHAIWWDGDLLRELLDHTNGMGKIDKWDWENQTTINLVTFAGTHSNNGTKGNPSLTADILGDWREEAIFRTQNNRELRIYLTTHPSEHRLYTFMHDRQYRVAIAWQNVAYNQPPHPSFYVGDDMETPDFNIGLAYKVLEEYRGEFGK